The window ATCGATCGGCAGATGTGTTTGCCAACTATGATGTGGTTATTACCACATACGGCATCAGCCGGATAGATATCGAAATGTTTAAGGACTACTTTTTTGATTATGTGATACTTGATGAAAGCCAGAATATCAAAAATCCGTCGTCAAAATCATTCCAGGCAGTTAAGCAGCTTAAGTCGCGTTTTAAACTGATATTGAGCGGTACGCCGGTTGAAAATTCGGTTAACGACTTATGGACGCAGATGTCGTTTATAAATCCCGGGCTGTTGGGTAACCAGCAGTTTTTTCAGAACGAGTTTGTTACGCCCATAGAAAAGAAAAAGGACGAGGATAAAGCCCGAAAGCTACAGGCGCTCATTAAACCTTTTGTGCTGCGCCGCACCAAAGAGCAAGTAGCTACAGAACTGCCGCCAAAAACAGAGACCCTGCTTTACTGCGAGATGAGCGAGGAGCAGGCATCGGTATATGAAAAAATAAAATCAGAATACCGCAACGAATTGCTGAAAAGCCTGGAGGATGGCACCTTTGCCAAAACCCAGATACAGGTATTACAAGGCCTGATTAAACTAAGGCAGATAGCCAACCATCCCCTCATGATTGATAAGGATTACGAGGGCGACAGCGGGAAATTTGAGAATGTTGTACACACCCTGGCCAGTGTGTTGGACGGCGGGCACAAAGTGTTGATATTCTCGCAGTTTGTAAAGCAGCTTGCCATTTACCGCGAGCACCTGGAGCGTGAGGGGATATCATATGTATACCTTGACGGCGGCACCCAAAACCGGGGCGATGTGGTTAAACAATTCCAGGAGGATAAAAAAACCAGGGTGTTCCTGATATCTATAAAGGCAGGTGGTGTAGGCCTTAACCTTACCGAGGCCGACTATGTATTTATCCTTGACCCCTGGTGGAACCCGGCAGTTGAACAGCAGGCCATTGACCGTACCCACCGTATTGGGCAAACCAAAAACGTGTTCATTTACAAATTTATCACCAAAGATTCGGTTGAAGAGAAGATACTTGCCCTGCAGCAGCGTAAATTAAGCCTGAGCCGCGCTTTAATTACCACCGAAGAGAGTTTTATCAAATCGCTTACTGCGGATGATATAAAGGAGATATTGGGGTAGGGGTGCGGAAGATGTGCAGATTTAACATAAAAGGCCAATCGTTTTGCGATTGGCCTTTTGTATTATCATCCGTCATTGCGAGGTACGAAGCAATCCCGAACTACGCGAGATTTGGCAAGTAGGGGATTGCTTCGTACCTCGCAATGACGAGTGGGTTAAGTCTTTTTAAGATTACTGCCCGCTTTTCTTCTTATCGGCAAAAGAAAACACCTTTTGCAGCAATGGCGTTGTACGCGCGCCCAGGTTTTGGCGAATGTTCAGTTCCTCTTTTGCAATCTCTACAAATAAGCCATCAATGGCTTTTTGGGTTACATAGTCGGTAATATCGGGGTTAATTTTTGATACAAACGGTACTTTGTTATAGGCCTGCGCGGCATCAGTGTAATATTTTGTAGCGCCAACTTTGTTCAGGCTTGCCTGAATTACGGGTTTAAACTGGCCGGCCAATTGTAAAGTTGTTGTTTTTTTAAAGTACTGTGTTGCCGCATCCTGGCTGCCTAACAAAATGTTGGTAACATCCTGCAGGGTCATTTGCTTTATGGCGCCAATAAATATGGGTTTGGCTTTTACAGCCGCATCTTCGGCGGCGTGGTTAATAGAAGTTATCACGTTATCGCAAAGGCTGCCCAGCCCTATGCTGCGTAGTGTTCGCTCTGCTTTTTGCGCTTCGGGCGGGAATAGTATTTTAACTTCGGCGTTTTTCAAAAAACCATCTATTGCCGATAGCTTATCCGAGCTTTTGCCGGTACCTATTTCAAGGGCCTGCTTAAGGCCGTTTCCTATCTCAAACGTAGTAGGTGTTCCCTGCGCATTGGTTGTTGCCGCCTGGGCTACCTGGTTTAGCGTATCGCAGCTGCTTAGGGTTATAAAGGACAGCAACGCTGTAAGGATTAATATCTGTTTTTTCATTTGGGCTAAAATTAGCAAAAAATAAAGCCAACCGCCAGCAAATTATCCCAACACTTTTAACAGGGCAAATACGCCTGCAGCAATTAACGCAGAAATTGGAATGGTGATAATCCAGGCCCAGATAAGGTTAATGGTTACACCCCAGCGTACAGCAGATACACGTTTAGTTAAACCAACCCCAATGATAGAGCCGGTGATAGTATGCGTGGTAGAAACCGGGATACCAAACCTTTCGGTAATAAACAGGGTAATGGCGCCTGCTGTTTCGGCACTTACGCCTTCCAGCGGGGTTACTTTAGTTATTTTTGACCCCATGGTTTTAACAATTTTCCAGCCACCGCTCATGGTACCAGCTGCAATAGCGGTA is drawn from Mucilaginibacter ginsenosidivorax and contains these coding sequences:
- a CDS encoding DUF4197 domain-containing protein, whose protein sequence is MKKQILILTALLSFITLSSCDTLNQVAQAATTNAQGTPTTFEIGNGLKQALEIGTGKSSDKLSAIDGFLKNAEVKILFPPEAQKAERTLRSIGLGSLCDNVITSINHAAEDAAVKAKPIFIGAIKQMTLQDVTNILLGSQDAATQYFKKTTTLQLAGQFKPVIQASLNKVGATKYYTDAAQAYNKVPFVSKINPDITDYVTQKAIDGLFVEIAKEELNIRQNLGARTTPLLQKVFSFADKKKSGQ